One window of Bacteroides sp. AN502(2024) genomic DNA carries:
- a CDS encoding HSP90 family protein has translation MEKEGNNLFQVNLKGMIALLSEHIYSNPNTFVRELLQNCVDAITALRNIDENYKGRIDVFLNEDRTVVFQDNGIGLKEEEVYRFLTVIGESSKRDTPDADDFIGRFGIGLLSCFVVTNEITVESRSAMGGPPVCWCGKVDGTYQLTLSDEERPIGSQVVLHPKGEWMHLFEYEIFKKILVSYGEVLPYPIYLHYQGEEELVNTPSPVWLDPKATRKELLDYGAKVFQSSALDAFRIYTESGKVEGVLYVLPFRTQFSVRNSHKVYLKRMLLSEDDCNLLPSWAFFIRCLVNADGLLSTASRESLVSNDQLKDARKEIGVAIKDYLRGLVQNDRAMFNRILDVHHFHIKAIASEDNELLRLFMDYLPFETNKGLRSFGNIRSASNVICYTKNLEDFRQVRRIAGAQGWLVVNAAYTFDETLLKKYVRLNPELTLDEISPSRLLEQFGEVEAKREFQTFEVKTNELLKRFGCVCRLKHFTPVDIPVIFVAEEKENAAKSANNPLAAVLGVVNTAKQIPPTLTFNADNEMVQTLLQIQGDNKLFQHVVYILYVQSLLQGKYPVNSEEMELFNHSLSELMTSKMNDFINFLN, from the coding sequence ATGGAAAAAGAAGGGAATAATCTGTTTCAGGTCAATCTTAAAGGCATGATTGCCTTGTTGTCAGAGCACATTTATAGTAACCCGAATACTTTTGTTCGCGAACTGTTGCAGAATTGCGTAGATGCCATCACGGCACTACGCAATATTGACGAGAATTATAAAGGTCGCATCGATGTTTTTCTGAATGAGGACAGAACAGTGGTATTCCAGGACAATGGTATCGGACTGAAAGAGGAGGAGGTTTATCGTTTTCTGACTGTTATCGGAGAGAGTTCGAAGCGGGATACTCCCGACGCGGATGATTTTATCGGAAGGTTCGGTATCGGATTGTTATCTTGTTTTGTGGTGACCAATGAGATCACCGTGGAGAGCCGTTCGGCAATGGGCGGTCCACCTGTTTGCTGGTGTGGAAAAGTGGATGGGACGTATCAACTGACCTTATCAGACGAAGAACGACCCATCGGGTCACAGGTGGTATTGCACCCGAAAGGAGAATGGATGCATCTTTTTGAATATGAAATATTTAAGAAGATACTGGTGAGTTATGGGGAAGTATTGCCGTATCCTATCTATCTGCATTATCAGGGGGAAGAGGAGTTGGTAAATACGCCTTCGCCTGTATGGCTTGACCCGAAGGCGACTCGTAAGGAGTTGCTGGATTATGGAGCGAAAGTGTTTCAGTCGTCTGCTCTCGATGCTTTCCGGATCTATACTGAAAGCGGTAAAGTGGAAGGAGTGCTTTATGTTCTGCCTTTCCGTACTCAATTTTCGGTGCGCAACTCCCATAAGGTCTATCTCAAGCGTATGCTATTGAGTGAGGATGATTGTAATCTGTTGCCGTCGTGGGCTTTCTTTATTCGTTGTCTGGTGAATGCGGACGGGTTACTGTCTACTGCTTCCCGGGAGTCTTTGGTAAGCAACGATCAGCTGAAGGATGCCCGGAAAGAAATCGGAGTAGCTATCAAGGATTATCTACGGGGATTGGTGCAGAATGACCGTGCCATGTTCAACCGGATTCTGGATGTCCATCACTTTCATATCAAGGCGATTGCTTCGGAGGACAATGAATTGCTCCGTTTGTTTATGGATTATCTTCCTTTTGAAACCAATAAGGGATTGCGTAGCTTTGGAAATATTCGCTCGGCAAGCAATGTGATATGTTATACCAAAAATCTGGAGGATTTTCGGCAAGTGCGGCGTATAGCCGGAGCACAGGGCTGGCTGGTCGTGAATGCTGCTTATACGTTTGATGAGACTTTATTGAAAAAGTATGTCCGTCTGAATCCGGAACTTACTTTGGATGAAATATCTCCTTCACGGTTGCTGGAGCAGTTTGGTGAAGTGGAGGCGAAACGGGAATTTCAGACTTTTGAGGTGAAAACGAACGAATTGTTGAAACGGTTTGGCTGTGTCTGTCGTCTGAAGCATTTTACTCCGGTGGATATTCCGGTTATTTTTGTGGCGGAGGAAAAGGAAAATGCCGCTAAAAGTGCTAATAATCCGTTGGCGGCTGTGTTGGGGGTTGTGAATACTGCAAAGCAGATTCCTCCGACACTCACTTTCAATGCGGATAATGAAATGGTGCAGACCTTATTGCAAATACAAGGAGATAATAAACTGTTTCAGCATGTGGTGTATATATTGTATGTACAGTCGCTTCTGCAAGGTAAATATCCGGTAAACAGCGAGGAAATGGAGCTATTCAACCATTCGCTAAGTGAGCTGATGACTTCAAAAATGAATGATTTTATAAATTTCCTGAATTAA